The segment CTGGTGTCGGGGTCATAGGCGCTACCTGTGTCTGCACTGCCCCGTCGTGACGAGGTGCCACCCAGCGATGCCAATGTGGCTGCTGAGAGGCCTGGGGTGGCACAGCGGGACGAGGGCTGACAACACAAAGTGCAACAGAACTCCagtcagaaaaacacagcacaatgcAACACAACTCTGACATGTTCTTTTTAACAGCATCATGTGACATTATGTTTTACACCGTGCAATGTTAGGGCCTgttttactaaaggtttgcatgagtaaaaatgtgtgcacacttgatatcaccagcaaattcacacgtaagctgatctactaacggtgtgcacgcagaatgacgtctttcaaaagtgcaagatagcacctgttgttcatttagtacttttgccttaataaNNNNNNNNNNNNNNNNNNNNNNNNNNNNNNNNNNNNNNNNNNNNNNNNNNNNNNNNNNNNNNNNNNNNNNNNNNNNNNNNNNNNNNNNNNNNNNNNNNNNCTGTATCAAACTCTAGCAAGAAGAAGTCAGGTTGGTTAGTAAACTGCTCTtatcaataaaaaacacacagtgtcCTTTCAAGGAGGACATGAATCTGCAGAAGTCAGTCAGCCATAAGGCCATCAAACACTAGCAATGAAGGCCtgtgtagaagaagaagagcctTAAAATCGAAAGCATGACTGTTGTCGGTCAGCAGGTGGAGCATTTTTACTCTTCTTCTTACTAACTTAGAACTTGAGTTGGAGTGTCATCATTTCAAGCCACAACCAGTGAGTTGGATCAAAACAGAAAGTGAGGGAAGATCATGCAAAAGAAGGATCATTATGCAATTCAGACTGGGAGCACACAAAGACACCGCTGTGGTGTTAGGAGCTACAGGAGGGGGTACAGGGGGGTATATGTGGGGAGGCAGGAGGGTTAGTGACGCCATACTGCTCCCAGAGAACAAGAGAAGGCATGCTGTGAGCTCAAGCCCCTCTACCTTCAGCTCTTTAAGCCCCTGCATGTACCGCCCTTCTACATCCTGAATCTGGTCCTTTAGTTCATAGATATCCTGTAGAGCAGATGGAAGGAATGGTTGGGGTGAACTGGGGCATCAGAGAGGGTGGGGAGCATCAAGGACACATACAAAAGCACCCGCACTGCCATCTTAAAAACCAGTCCAGCTGGCATTCACACGACCAGTTCACCCAGATACAAGGAACAGCCTCACAGGACACATGTCGCACCCAGTCCTCCCGTGCATACATCAAGAAAAAAAGCAGACACTTAGAACAGCAGGTAGGGCACAACAGAGGAAACGCTCTGGGAGCTTTATATGCAAAAGGAACAGGTGTATACATAAACTGCTCAGACAGAGAACATGTGGATTTGCATTTCAATTATAATAATGTGTCATATGTTAGCATTGTTCATCCGTTTATTCAGTCAGATGTACAGTGTAGAAAGGTGACACTGCGTGTATAGTAGACCTTACCCTAAGTTCACTCAGGCTGGTGTCGGGGTCATAGGCGCTACCTGTGTCTGCACTGCCCCGTCGTGACGAGGTGCCACCCAGCGATGCCAATGTGGCTGCTGAGAGGCCTGGGGTGGCACAGCGGGACGAGGGCTGACAACACAAAGTGCAACAGAACTCCagtcagaaaaacacagcacaatgcAACACAACTCTGACATGTTCTTTTTAACAGCATCATGTGACATTATGTTTTACACCGTGCAATGTTAGGGCCTgttttactaaaggtttgcatgagtaaaaatgtgtgcacacttgatatcaccagcaaattcacacgtaagctgatctactaacggtgtgcacgcagaatgacgtctttcaaaagtgcaagatagcacctgttgttcatttagtacttttgccttaataattatgcaatttggggcgtttcaattttattgtgtgaagtaatgggagggtaacatgcaaaaacatttatttactacacatgatctaccaagcctaaacgcaatttcatgtgagtgcaacagcatctgtatttaatacgtttgaaaggaaggtgcaaacctccaagagatggctgctgttattgctgtgaggaggagacacaaccataatgaaagaaaacgtagagaaatgaacaatattagataatattattattaatattaatatatccaatgtattgaaatacaattattttatatcTTCTATGAACTATATGAACTGAattcttgtttttgtatattcCTTTAGCAATACTGTTGCAttaacattcatggcaataaaacaaatttggtttcgacctgacttcttttctccgtgagatggaagaatttagacagttgcgtggcgctgcagagagcccccagctgcagtagtgcatggatcatgcgtaacattcatccagccagagggaacgatcaccaactgttcacagcgtgccggtcgtaatagcgacacaacccattgtaggtgtcgaagagggaatggggcgttggggcgtacagaaccagggacaggagatcgcggagcgaccGAGCAcgctgcggacggtcggtgattgttctctctggctggatgaagcacgatctgctggcatttcctcacATCTGGGTCATTGCAGCATACTGGAGTGCTGTTCCAAGtaaggatgggcaggtacatacgatttccacatactaacgcactgaacgaaacaaaccaaggtttttacgcagtggctgtTTTCCCTCCCAACTCTCCATGGTGGAACCCATTAAAACTCGCAAAATTCTCATTTAAATAcggccacctccattgtgtttgcacctgtaGTCATCTACGCAacaattcttagtaaatcacccataacaggtgcatgtgcaatattttagaatgcacacgcaatttagtacccTTTCTATGAGATGTTAGTAAATCAGCCCATTAGTGCTTTATTTACATATCACATAGTGCTGATgacaattaaatatatttataatatcaTATCTCCAGTGTCTTGTAATCTTTTGCATCTGTGcgcctttctgtctctctgcacagATCCTGCCCAGTTCTAATCCTCCTGGCTCACAATCTCCAAAGCATGTATGCATAAAAGCCACATAATGTTTCTTGGCTGATGTGTTGTGGTTACATGGCAGCTGCCTACTATGGCATAGAAAACAATGTATTATACGCATTACTGTTCATTCAtcatatttccattttcttacTCACTATGTGATTAAAAGAGTGAATATGTTGCAGTGAACACAAGGTTTGAACAAGAAATAAATTTGCTCGACTACAAAATAACTTGTCTAGCATTACTGTGGTCTCCACACAGCCCTGGTGTGTAGTTATATTCTTGAGAAAATCTGCTTCAGTGGTCCCTATATGTAGCTACTGATTTTCCAAACACAGGCACCACAGAAGATTTTGAATGAATAAAGTCATATGCTGAACAATGGTGCACTCACCCGACTAAAATCTGAATACTGCTTGTCACACTTTTCATCcagctgaaagagagagaagaaatatTATAAAATGAGATACATACTATTTTGAAAACATGCTTCCTGTGTCATGCTTGGAGCCGTTTCCTCATCTGTAAATCAGGGAGTTAGTCCAGGAGTTAATATGAGTCTGGGATAAGTGCTGCATGTTCACAGATGATATAGAGTTCGACATTCAAACAAGCAAATGAAACACTAAGTGAATCACACCACTCCATTATAGAAGACATCTGAAGTCCATGCCGCTGCACTCTGCAGCTAAATCTCTCTCATTTATAAAGCTGTCAGTACAAAACAGACTGTGGGGAGTTTTGAAAACCAAATGTTAATTTTATTCATGCATcagttataaaataattaattcatcAGTGGTGTTGCACTGCACTTCCAAGCCCACTGTTGTGAACTTAGCTTATCCACTTACAGCGTCCAGATCTGGAATGCTCAAATCATCAAGGTCAGACACAATACTGCCTCTTCGGTTGGAGCGGCTGAAATAATCAGCAGCCGACTCGCTAATGTCCGAGAAGTCAGACGACTGctcgcaacacacacacatacacacaatgacAAGGAtagagacagaggcagagaaataaagaataataaaggcCAAAAAAAATNNNNNNNNNNNNNNNNNNNNNNNNNNNNNNNNNNNNNNNNNNNNNNNNNNNNNNNNNNNNNNNNNNNNNNNNNNNNNNNNNNNNNNNNNNNNNNNNNNNNAACTCTCCATGGTGGAACCCATTAAAACTCGCAAAATTCTCATTTAAATAcggccacctccattgtgtttgcacctgtaGTCATCTACGCAacaattcttagtaaatcacccataacaggtgcatgtgcaatattttagaatgcacacgcaatttagtacccTTTCTATGAGATGTTAGTAAATCAGCCCATTAGTGCTTTATTTACATATCACATAGTGCTGATgacaattaaatatatttataatatcaTATCTCCAGTGTCTTGTAATCTTTTGCATCTGTGcgcctttctgtctctctgcacagATCCTGCCCAGTTCTAATCCTCCTGGCTCACAATCTCCAAAGCATGTATGCATAAAAGCCACATAATGTTTCTTGGCTGATGTGTTGTGGTTACATGGCAGCTGCCTACTATGGCATAGAAAACAATGTATTATACGCATTACTGTTCATTCAtcatatttccattttcttacTCACTATGTGATTAAAAGAGTGAATATGTTGCAGTGAACACAAGGTTTGAACAAGAAATAAATTTGCTCGACTACAAAATAACTTGTCTAGCATTACTGTGGTCTCCACACAGCCCTGGTGTGTAGTTATATTCTTGAGAAAATCTGCTTCAGTGGTCCCTATATGTAGCTACTGATTTTCCAAACACAGGCACCACAGAAGATTTTGAATGAATAAAGTCATATGCTGAACAATGGTGCACTCACCCGACTAAAATCTGAATACTGCTTGTCACACTTTTCATCcagctgaaagagagagaagaaatatTATAAAATGAGATACATACTATTTTGAAAACATGCTTCCTGTGTCATGCTTGGAGCCGTTTCCTCATCTGTAAATCAGGGAGTTAGTCCAGGAGTTAATATGAGTCTGGGATAAGTGCTGCATGTTCACAGATGATATAGAGTTCGACATTCAAACAAGCAAATGAAACACTAAGTGAATCACACCACTCCATTATAGAAGACATCTGAAGTCCATGCCGCTGCACTCTGCAGCTAAATCTCTCTCATTTATAAAGCTGTCAGTACAAAACAGACTGTGGGGAGTTTTGAAAACCAAATGTTAATTTTATTCATGCATcagttataaaataattaattcatcAGTGGTGTTGCACTGCACTTCCAAGCCCACTGTTGTGAACTTAGCTTATCCACTTACAGCGTCCAGATCTGGAATGCTCAAATCATCAAGGTCAGACACAATACTGCCTCTTCGGTTGGAGCGGCTGAAATAATCAGCAGCCGACTCGCTAATGTCCGAGAAGTCAGACGACTGctcgcaacacacacacatacacacaatgacAAGGAtagagacagaggcagagaaataaagaataataaaggccaaaaaaaatcatcagaggGAAAAAGGACAGAAGGAAACAATGACGTATACAGCCAGAGGAGATCACTCTTCATGTTCAAGGCATTCATAATTTCTGATAGGTATTAAGCTGAAATGTATGCAgtacaatacaataaattaataaaattttaaaaatctttgATTATTAGATCAGCCAATGTGACAGAACGGCATCAGTCTAGATGTTGTACAGTCCCAGTCCCTGCAGCTCACCACACTGTCCCTGCGGCCTCTGCTGAAGCGCTCCTGGGACACGCTGCTGACAGTGTCATCATCTGAGGAAGACTGAAAAaacgcacacatacaaacacacgcacatgaTGAGGAGCCAAAGTAACGTAGGATGGCCGCATGCCCATGGTTTtctctgactgacacacacacacacacacacacacacttcttgtTCAAACAGCAATCCGTAAACAACCAGTAGCAGTGTCTGTATTAGACAGATTATTGGATCACTCCAAAGATTGTCAATTCAGTTCATTCAATTCATCCATGCAATTAGGATATTTTTGACAAATGCTCCAACTGGAACCGAGTCAGATTAGACAAACTTACTACAACATCTTAGCCTGCACAGTGCTTCAGAAGAAATtctttattcacacactttaacgTCAGTAAATGACGTCGTTCCCTGTGCAAGCTGTAGCCAGTTTGGTAAGGGTGATCAACATTGTGCCTAGGAGGAGGGAGATCTGATACTTAGAGGGGGCGAGGGGAAGCTTGTTAGTTGTGGGCATCTGTGTTTGGTGTTGGCTGACATCATGCAGGGtggcagtggttttaaaaggtGCTCACCACAGGGCTGCTGCGGGTGGAGCTGGCTCCAGAGGAGTACCAGCTGTATTCAGAGGGCTGCAGataggacgaggaggaggaggaggaggaggaggaggaggagaggacagggTCAACAGATCAACATGAAAACAGACGTCAGGCCACAGGCACAACAGTAAGCTGCTGTGGTGGTGAAATTGCTAAAACATTCAGAAGACTTACAGCTTTTGAACTGTACCCTGAGCCATAAAGACCGGTGTCATCGTAAATCGAGGCCTGAGGGCGCACGTGGGAGACAATGACAGGACTCAGCAAAACAGGGAGAATAAATCTTTGACGCACTAGCTAAACAGATTGAGTAGAATGACTTTCTCTGGGCCATGCAATAAACAGAAACACTCTGTATTTCCAACATCACGTAGGCCGTTCCTTTTAATATTCTATAACAAAAGCCCTGGCTTCACACAAACTCCTGCCTTATCTCACTGAAGCACAAATGTCTGGCCAGAGCCAAGTGCTCCAGAGTGTCCAAGTGCTAAATATAAGCGGTCCCAGCCACCCTGGGCATCCAATCACATGTATGTAGTCTCAAGAGAGGGGGGAGGTCTACTTCTAAAGGTAACAGGAGTCATGCAGTGAGATGATGGTCACTCAGTGGACAAAAACTAACCATGCTGTAGCTGCGAGACAGCCCCGTGCCAGTGGTGGAGGACGAGGAAGTGGTGGCCTGTCAGAGAGGAGGGGATCAGGGTTTAGAGGACAGAGGAAAGCTGTAGTGGGAATGTGAGGTGGAGAGAGACTAAAGAGCTGCAGCAAATGGAAACAGGATGAATGTTTTGCTGACTCTAACATTTAGGACCAAAGGTTTTGACCAAAGGTTTTGAGAGGAGAAGCGAGGTCAGGTGACACTGTCCCTGTCGACTGTTTTAATGCTGATTGTACACCACCTTTGTCAGTAAGCAACTCATTTACATAAATTCAAAGGAGCATAAGAGCTGTTTTACAAGGAAGAGAGATCTCAATCTAAAAATTAAACTTTGGATTTCTATGACATACTAGGGACTATCAGCCACATATCAGCCTACAAAaccatgattctcatttgctttGATGCTTTTATGACATTGCAGTTACATAACAAGTTTGTTAGGCATATAAATATCCAATAAACTAGTGCATGCAGATAGGAATATACTGCTTCAACTGGCTCTGGTTTaagtttaattgtcatttaacCACATTAGCCTGTGGGTAAAAAGGGTTGAAAGTTGGACAGCACTGTCAAAGAGACCGACCCGAGGCTGATAGGTGGAAGTGGAGGGAAGAGGCGGTGCTTTGGTCTTCATTAGGCTGGTGTAGTTCCTTTGATCATGATACAGTCCAGTCTGGAAGGGTAGCAACATAATGTGACCTCAAACAAACATCGACAAACAAACATTATCCTCAAGTGTCGGACTAATATCTATTTCAGACACATTCAACACCACCTGGCTAATATATTTGTGATGCGTAATAGTTAATCTTATCAAGGGTTAAGGTGTAGAACAGTAAATCACCACCACAAGCCACTATGATTAGTCTACACTGCCTCCATGCTTGAGgctgcagcacagacacagacgCTAAAGGAGTACACTGACCAGCAGGTCCTTCTTCGAAGAGCTGGATGAAGCCTTTTTATGGCCATGCAGATCATTGTACACAGAACTCTGTTTGCCAAGAAAAAATGTACAtgaaaaaaagtgacaaaaggTGAAAAGCGCAGAGGCAGTGACAAACAAAAGATAACCACACTGGTACATACAGTGGAGCGGGAAGTCTTGAGGGTGGAGCTAGTAGAGAGGCCATCGGACTGAAGAGAGAGCAGGAGTCACAAGAATTATGATCAGAAGATGATCAATTTTCTGAGAAGCTGATAGGTTGCTGTTAGGTCTGCACTTTCTCACTAACAGTAGGTTAGCAAACAACACATCAACCAACACAGCAACTGATCAAGAAAACCAAACAGTTTTCCACACCTTGCCAACGACACAGCAAAGGAACAAAAACTTTTGTCAGTGACACTCTGCCCATTATGATGTTTGTGTAATGttattaaataaagaaaatatgatGTTGAAAATGCAGCATCCGCCTAAAGTTAAACTTTTTTGTATCAATGGATACAAATGCTGTTCCCCATTTAATACTGTTGAAAACAAGTATTGGCAATGTCCTTTGGGTTTCTGGGTGCATACTGTCCATACTGTTGATTGTATAGTGCAACAGATTCAAGCCGTTAACTGCTGAAATGTCTTGTCAAAGTACAAAAAGGTCCATCAGAATAGCAACCCAGCAACATATTCAAGAGTGATGCAGGAGAAACTAAATGTGGTAACAAAGTGTCGTTCCAGGTATAACCTAATCTGTCATATGGAAAACTGATATGAAAAGGGTATAGATGTAGCAGAGTTAGATGAAACAGACTGAAGGAAAGTGGAtactagggttgggcgatgtctacaaaatttccatcggacgatgtctGCAATGAAACGTCGGGATGGATGATCGGGTGCGCGGGCACGCACGAGGGGGCAGCTGACATCTTATGagcatgtgttctcgcacagacttcactcagtaaaaaaaaaaaaaaaaaaaaaattggcagACTATTAAGTTACATTACAGGTCGAGGTGGATTTTttatggaccaggtaaagcaacagtgaacacacagggtgcagatgttggtttcagttgtttgataggctgcgtcattaataagCTGACGTGCGGCTAACGTGCTGCCATGATAACGGGTCGCAGGTGGATATATACggaggaaaaaaaaggaggTCTCAGTCTTTttggcgactttataaaacatactgctgatggagaaaatggagggGGGTGAGagagtgaggcagagagaggcggggcaagccggggtgttgacctgaggtgtaggtgtgtgtgagtgtgtcagagtgtggggagCAGAGAATTCCGacgcaggtgcaaagcatacttaaaaacaatgatAAGAATGTTTGTGGTAATAAAAACCTGATTTCAAAGGGTGGtataattacaataattctTTTTTGCTGGGGGGcgggggttttacaatcacgatgccggtgtaacaccaaaatctgtgacatatcagattctgtgactaaaCCCAAAcgatgatgttttcctaaccataacaaagtacttttagtacctaaacttaaccaaactgcagccgcttcacatcgtcaacaaagcctctggcccTTAACTccccatttgggtcacagaatctgataggtcacacattttggtgtcacacctgctcaacgtcgtgatgtctgtcagccatcgccgatggacgatagcatcgtctatcggcccaaacCTAGTGGATACACCAAGaaattttaaaatctgaaaacagctggtttctACTGAGCACATCCTTTTAAATCTAAGTTAGTTCTGTTTAGCACAATACAGTTAGCCACATCTGACCTCTGATTATATGCTGAGAATCCAGGTATTCAATCAGTTGACAAACTCCCACAAATAAACATTATGCTctcacatacatgcacacacacaacgcaCCAGGGCATCTTTTCTACGGGAACTGGATCGACTCCCCAAGTCATGCTTTGCTGACGATGAGGTTGacttcaaataaaaaacagataacAGCAAACATCAGGAGAAACAGCATTTTATGCTTTGACCCAAATGAAACCCtaccaaataaaaatatttcacccAAATGTAAATGATGCTTTCCTAACAAGTACAATGGCTTTCACACATCAGTGTACCCCATGAGAGCGCAGTCATAATAAAACTGGCCGGGATATATTATGTACGCACCCTATAACTGCGGACTGACATGACATCATCATCCAGCCCCTGTTGATGTGGAAACATGGAGTCACAGTAgaaaagcagacagagaggaacatGGGTGATGAGAGATTAACTGCGGGATtaaaggagaaagaagaaaggaaataCAGGCAGACAAAGAGGAAGTGTGTGGGGGAGATACAGACCCGGCGATGACGGCTGCTGGATCTACTACTACTAGAGGATCTGGCCTTTTCTGAGTCAGCCTGGAGTAAGGAAGGAAAGTTGGGAAAGATTATAGAGTAAAAGTCGAGAGGCTCAATCACAGGGGTGAGTAAGGTCACTACAATGCTCAACAGTTGCTATGCAAAGCCCAAACCATGCAACTTCTGTCATCATGTTTATAATCAAACGGATGTCATAAACATTTGCAAATGTTATCCTCTTTAAGCACAGCAGCATGATTAATTATATACAAGAACAGATACtgtatttgcacatttttgtgtcatctgttctttttaaaaagcacacaataaaaaaattctgACATCTCACATGTAGAAGTTCACATTCAAAAGCATCCATTATTACTGAAGTAGCTGGAGGTTGAGGAGTAGAGCTAAATGTCCAAACCACCATCTTTCATGGAGACTCACCCACCCTAAATAATGTCAAAGGCCAACTACTCGCTCTACAAATACACAGAGCC is part of the Micropterus dolomieu isolate WLL.071019.BEF.003 ecotype Adirondacks linkage group LG15, ASM2129224v1, whole genome shotgun sequence genome and harbors:
- the lrrfip2 gene encoding leucine-rich repeat flightless-interacting protein 2 — encoded protein: MGTQGSGRKRAPLKDRFSAEDEALSSIAREAEARLAAKRAARAEARDIRMRELERQQKEADSEKARSSSSSRSSSRHRRGLDDDVMSVRSYRSTSSSAKHDLGSRSSSRRKDALSDGLSTSSTLKTSRSTSSVYNDLHGHKKASSSSSKKDLLTGLYHDQRNYTSLMKTKAPPLPSTSTYQPRATTSSSSTTGTGLSRSYSMASIYDDTGLYGSGYSSKAPSEYSWYSSGASSTRSSPVSSSDDDTVSSVSQERFSRGRRDSVSSDFSDISESAADYFSRSNRRGSIVSDLDDLSIPDLDALDEKCDKQYSDFSRYFSASVSILVIVCMCVCCEQSSDFSDISESAADYFSRSNRRGSIVSDLDDLSIPDLDALDEKCDKQYSDFSRPSSRCATPGLSAATLASLGGTSSRRGSADTGSAYDPDTSLSELRDIYELKDQIQDVEGRYMQGLKELKESLAEVEEKYKKAMVSNAQLDNDKGNLIYQVDTLKDVIEEMEEQMAEMKRELEEKSKELERQKHTCTVLQHKQEELKEGIRQRDELIEALERQKEYFDCIRNERDELRDELADIKGKAKAGEKHGLVIIPDGTPNGDVNHEPQSSGITVVSQEAAQVLESAGEGPLDVRLRKLAEEKDELLAQIRKLKNQLEEERQKHSKMDSVFTDGEKMENGTDLNIIEMQRDANRQISEYKFKLSKAEQEMGTMEQNITRLEGQVSRYKASADNSEKVEDELKAEKRKLQRELRTALDKIEEMEMTNNHLVKRLEKMKANRNALLSQQ